In Cytobacillus oceanisediminis, the following proteins share a genomic window:
- a CDS encoding ABC transporter ATP-binding protein, producing MDYVIEMLNIRKEFPGIVANDNITLQLKPGEIHALLGENGAGKSTLMNVLFGLYQPEKGDIKVKGKPVRITDPNIANDLGIGMVHQHFMLVDRFTVTENIILGKETTKSGKIDIKKAEKEVREISERYGLAVDPQAKISDISVGMQQRVEILKTLYRGAEILIFDEPTAVLTPQEIKELIQIMKTLIQEGKSIILITHKLKEIMEVCDRVTVIRKGVGIGTVNVSETNPNELASLMVGREVTFKTDKTDSKPQEQVLEIQDLHVKDSRGLGVVNKLNLNVRAGEIVGIAGVDGNGQSELIEAITGLRKSESGSIKLNGKEIMNMSPRKVTEKGVGHIPQDRHKHGLVLDFPIGENMVLQTYYKAPFSKKGVLNFKEIYSKAKKLIKEFDVRTPSEYTLARALSGGNQQKAIIGREIDRNPDLLIAAQPTRGLDVGAIEYIHKRLIEQRDQGKAVLLISFELEEIMNVSDRIAVIYEGEIVAVVDPKQTTEQELGLLMAGSKRKEAGGENHV from the coding sequence ATGGATTATGTTATTGAAATGCTCAACATCCGCAAGGAGTTTCCTGGAATCGTAGCCAATGATAATATCACGCTTCAGCTGAAACCAGGTGAAATTCATGCGCTGCTTGGCGAAAACGGTGCGGGCAAATCAACATTGATGAACGTCCTTTTTGGCTTATATCAGCCTGAAAAGGGTGATATAAAAGTTAAAGGAAAACCGGTGCGCATCACCGATCCAAATATAGCAAACGACTTGGGCATCGGGATGGTTCACCAGCACTTTATGCTAGTAGACCGTTTCACCGTCACTGAAAATATTATTCTAGGAAAAGAAACGACTAAAAGCGGAAAAATAGATATTAAAAAAGCTGAGAAGGAAGTCAGGGAAATTTCCGAGCGATATGGACTTGCTGTAGACCCTCAGGCGAAAATTTCAGATATTTCTGTAGGTATGCAGCAGAGGGTGGAGATTTTAAAGACCCTGTATCGGGGAGCAGAAATCCTTATTTTTGATGAGCCTACAGCTGTTCTGACTCCACAGGAAATTAAAGAGCTTATTCAGATCATGAAAACCTTAATCCAGGAAGGCAAATCTATTATTTTAATCACCCACAAGCTGAAGGAAATTATGGAAGTTTGTGATCGTGTAACGGTTATCCGCAAAGGGGTAGGTATCGGTACGGTTAATGTCAGCGAAACGAACCCTAATGAACTTGCCAGCTTAATGGTGGGAAGGGAAGTTACTTTTAAAACGGATAAAACAGACTCGAAACCGCAGGAGCAAGTGCTTGAAATTCAGGATTTACATGTAAAAGATTCCCGAGGGCTTGGCGTGGTTAATAAACTTAACCTTAATGTACGGGCCGGGGAAATTGTCGGTATTGCCGGTGTAGACGGAAATGGACAGTCTGAGTTAATAGAAGCAATCACAGGCTTGAGGAAGTCTGAAAGCGGTTCAATTAAATTGAATGGCAAGGAAATTATGAATATGTCTCCGCGTAAGGTAACGGAGAAGGGGGTAGGGCATATCCCTCAGGACCGTCATAAGCATGGACTTGTCCTCGATTTTCCTATTGGAGAGAATATGGTTCTGCAAACCTATTACAAAGCTCCATTCTCTAAAAAAGGTGTTCTGAACTTTAAAGAAATCTACAGCAAAGCAAAAAAGCTGATTAAAGAATTCGATGTCAGAACCCCAAGTGAATATACACTTGCAAGGGCACTTTCTGGAGGTAACCAGCAGAAAGCCATAATCGGACGTGAAATTGACCGCAATCCAGATCTCCTGATCGCTGCTCAGCCGACACGCGGATTGGATGTTGGAGCGATTGAATACATTCACAAGCGTCTGATTGAACAGCGTGACCAGGGGAAAGCAGTGCTGCTTATTTCATTCGAATTGGAAGAAATTATGAATGTCAGCGACCGTATTGCTGTTATTTATGAGGGTGAAATTGTAGCAGTAGTTGACCCGAAACAAACAACTGAACAAGAATTAGGTTTATTGATGGCCGGTTCTAAACGGAAGGAAGCGGGTGGCGAAAACCATGTCTAA
- a CDS encoding ABC transporter permease, giving the protein MSNRMKNIVVPLVAVLLGVLVGTIIMIATGYNAGSAFIALWNGAFGEIYYTGEVVRQVTPYILAGLAVAFAFRTGLFNIGVEGQLIVGWLAAVWVGVAFELPKFIHLPLAVLAAAAAGALWAFIPGLLKAKFKVHEVIVTIMMNYVALHVTNYIIRTVLSEKSDRTEMIADSASLRSPFLEGLTDYSRLHWGILIALACVFIMWFLLEKTSKGYELRAVGFNQHASEYAGMSVSKNIILSMVISGAFAGLAGAMEALGTFGYAAIKGGFTGVGFDGIAVALLGGNGPIGIIFAALLFGSLKVGALNMPLEAGVPNELVDIIIALIVFFVAASYMIRIFIDRISKKGVK; this is encoded by the coding sequence ATGTCTAATCGCATGAAGAATATTGTCGTACCTCTAGTTGCCGTTCTGCTAGGTGTATTAGTAGGTACAATCATTATGATAGCAACAGGGTATAATGCCGGATCTGCATTTATTGCCCTATGGAACGGTGCTTTCGGAGAAATCTACTACACTGGTGAAGTAGTCAGACAGGTGACTCCATATATTCTTGCCGGTTTGGCAGTTGCATTTGCTTTCCGTACAGGCTTATTTAACATCGGAGTTGAAGGACAGCTGATCGTCGGATGGCTCGCAGCTGTTTGGGTAGGAGTTGCATTTGAACTTCCAAAGTTCATCCATCTGCCGCTCGCTGTTCTTGCAGCTGCAGCAGCGGGTGCGCTATGGGCATTCATTCCAGGACTGCTGAAAGCCAAGTTTAAAGTTCATGAAGTAATTGTCACGATCATGATGAACTATGTGGCATTGCATGTAACGAACTATATAATCCGTACGGTTCTTTCAGAAAAAAGTGACCGTACTGAGATGATTGCAGACTCTGCATCACTGCGTTCCCCATTTCTTGAGGGATTAACTGATTATTCTCGTCTGCACTGGGGAATTTTAATTGCTTTAGCTTGTGTGTTTATTATGTGGTTCCTATTAGAAAAAACATCAAAGGGATACGAATTGCGCGCTGTAGGCTTTAATCAGCATGCATCTGAATATGCAGGCATGAGCGTCAGTAAAAACATAATTCTTTCAATGGTCATCTCAGGAGCATTTGCTGGTCTTGCAGGTGCGATGGAAGCTTTGGGTACATTCGGATACGCTGCCATCAAGGGCGGTTTTACCGGTGTAGGATTTGACGGGATCGCAGTTGCACTTCTAGGCGGTAACGGTCCAATCGGAATTATTTTTGCAGCATTGCTATTCGGAAGCTTGAAGGTCGGCGCCTTAAACATGCCGCTTGAAGCTGGAGTCCCAAATGAACTGGTAGATATTATCATTGCTCTTATTGTGTTCTTTGTTGCAGCAAGCTATATGATTCGCATCTTTATTGACCGTATCAGCAAAAAGGGGGTGAAGTAA
- a CDS encoding ABC transporter permease, whose protein sequence is MGLMEILLIIIPSTLLWAAPLIFTGLGGNFSESSGVVNIGLEGLMVIGAFTAIVFNLTFVDVFGSMTPWVALLAAMVVGALLSILHAVASITFRADQVVSGVAINLLAIGAALFLVKFIYGKGQTDIIQKGFSKVDIPFLSDLPLIGKLFFSNTYYTSFAAIAVAFLAWFVMFKTPFGLRLRAVGEHPMAADTMGINVTRMRYIGVLISGALAGIGGGVYAQSISSDFGHATISGQGFMALAALIFGKWHPLGVMGAALFFGFAQSLSIIGSSLPFLENIPNVYLLIAPYVLTILALTGFIGRADAPKASGTPYIKGKR, encoded by the coding sequence GTGGGCTTAATGGAGATCCTATTAATTATTATTCCATCAACTTTGCTTTGGGCAGCCCCGCTTATTTTCACTGGATTGGGCGGAAACTTTTCAGAAAGCTCCGGTGTTGTAAATATCGGTTTAGAAGGCTTGATGGTAATTGGAGCATTCACTGCCATTGTCTTTAACCTTACGTTCGTAGATGTATTTGGCAGCATGACGCCATGGGTAGCATTACTCGCAGCTATGGTTGTCGGAGCGCTTTTATCCATCCTGCATGCTGTTGCTTCTATTACGTTTAGAGCAGACCAGGTAGTCTCCGGTGTTGCGATTAACCTTCTGGCAATTGGAGCTGCACTGTTCCTGGTTAAATTCATTTATGGGAAAGGCCAGACGGATATCATTCAAAAAGGTTTCAGCAAGGTGGATATACCATTTTTAAGCGATTTACCTTTAATCGGAAAACTTTTTTTCTCAAACACATACTATACTTCATTTGCAGCGATTGCCGTTGCATTTCTTGCCTGGTTTGTGATGTTTAAAACTCCATTCGGACTAAGGCTGAGGGCGGTTGGTGAACACCCAATGGCTGCCGATACAATGGGTATTAATGTTACCAGAATGAGATACATTGGGGTATTAATCTCCGGTGCCCTAGCAGGAATTGGCGGCGGTGTGTATGCGCAATCCATTTCTTCAGATTTCGGCCATGCAACGATCAGCGGCCAGGGCTTTATGGCATTGGCAGCATTGATCTTTGGTAAATGGCATCCGCTTGGTGTTATGGGTGCGGCTTTATTCTTTGGATTTGCGCAAAGCTTGAGTATCATTGGCTCAAGCCTTCCATTCCTGGAGAATATTCCAAATGTATATCTTCTCATTGCACCATATGTTTTAACGATTCTGGCATTAACTGGTTTCATAGGACGCGCTGATGCTCCAAAAGCATCTGGTACTCCATATATAAAAGGAAAACGCTAA
- a CDS encoding GntR family transcriptional regulator: protein MSIKSDNRHLYLQVIDRLKQDIEDGVYKEKEKLPSEFDLAKQLGVSRATLREALRILEEENVIIRRHGVGTFVNAKPLFTSGIEQLNSVTNMILQAGMKPGTVFLSSVTMGPTEDDIRRFSCSLDQEIAVIERVRTANGEPVVYCVDKVPENILPDTFSHEQESILNMLEEEANRKITYAVAQIEPIGYHEKISPILECDPETALLVLKQMHFDEADTPILYSVNYFRADKFSFHVLRKRI from the coding sequence ATGTCTATTAAGTCAGATAACCGGCATTTATATTTGCAAGTCATCGATCGATTAAAACAAGACATTGAAGATGGAGTGTATAAAGAAAAAGAAAAACTTCCGTCCGAATTTGATCTTGCCAAACAGCTTGGTGTTAGCAGAGCTACACTGAGGGAGGCGTTGCGCATTCTTGAAGAAGAAAACGTAATTATCCGCCGTCACGGTGTAGGCACCTTTGTCAATGCAAAGCCGCTTTTTACATCAGGCATCGAACAGCTTAATAGTGTCACAAATATGATTTTGCAGGCAGGGATGAAGCCGGGAACCGTTTTCTTAAGTTCTGTAACTATGGGACCGACTGAAGATGATATCCGCAGATTCTCATGTTCGTTAGACCAGGAGATTGCCGTGATTGAGCGGGTAAGAACTGCAAATGGTGAACCGGTCGTTTATTGTGTGGATAAAGTTCCTGAGAATATTCTTCCGGACACATTTTCCCACGAACAAGAGTCGATCCTCAACATGCTTGAAGAAGAGGCAAACCGGAAAATCACCTATGCTGTTGCCCAAATCGAGCCTATTGGCTATCACGAGAAAATTTCTCCTATTCTGGAATGTGACCCGGAAACCGCATTGCTTGTATTGAAGCAGATGCATTTCGATGAAGCGGATACTCCGATTCTCTATTCGGTCAATTATTTCAGAGCTGATAAGTTCAGTTTCCATGTCCTCAGAAAGAGAATCTAG
- a CDS encoding YlzJ-like family protein has translation MILYTMMPQELIYQNEQDDFGKQKIVSYEGIPLLVEMNAGQECRILRIMSSDPTHYMDERYTPGSMITLTQLS, from the coding sequence ATGATCCTATATACCATGATGCCACAGGAACTCATTTATCAAAATGAGCAGGATGATTTTGGAAAACAGAAAATTGTGTCATATGAAGGAATTCCCCTACTAGTTGAAATGAATGCAGGACAGGAATGCCGTATCTTAAGAATCATGAGCAGTGACCCTACCCATTATATGGATGAAAGATATACTCCCGGGTCCATGATCACTTTAACTCAGTTAAGCTGA
- the yfmF gene encoding EF-P 5-aminopentanol modification-associated protein YfmF gives MAVISESVKAMNGYKLHVVKTEKYKTNTLVWKMKAPLEKDTVTLRSLLPHVLQSSSSSYPATGKLRSYLDELYGATLFVDLAKKGEYHVITISVEIANEQFLSDPTPLLKKAFQFLSEILTKPNVQGGAFDQDTVEKEKRTLKQRIQSVYDDKMRYSNFRLVQEMCKDEPYALHVNGEKEDVDKITPDSLYEYYQQAMAQDELDLYVIGDVDEADAESYAGELLSFEERTPQTAPASAGRAKESVNEVREEQDVKQGKLNIGYRTNVVYGDPDYYALQVFNGIFGGFSHSKLFLNVREKASLAYYVASRLESHKGLMMVMSGIDNSNYDQAVNIIKEQLEAMKNGDFTEQEMEQTKAVIKNQLLETVDTARGIVEVLYHNVVSGKEITLQTWMDEMDKVTKEEIAETAKKVSLDTVYFLTGKEAGK, from the coding sequence ATGGCTGTAATCTCTGAATCCGTAAAAGCCATGAATGGCTATAAGCTTCATGTAGTTAAAACAGAGAAATATAAAACCAATACACTGGTTTGGAAAATGAAAGCCCCGCTTGAAAAGGATACTGTTACATTAAGATCTTTATTGCCGCATGTCCTGCAAAGCAGCAGTTCGTCTTACCCTGCAACCGGAAAGCTACGCTCTTATCTTGATGAACTATATGGTGCAACTCTTTTTGTGGATTTGGCGAAAAAGGGCGAGTATCATGTCATTACCATTTCAGTTGAAATTGCGAATGAGCAGTTTCTTTCAGACCCGACTCCTCTATTGAAAAAAGCGTTCCAATTTTTATCGGAGATCCTGACTAAGCCAAATGTGCAAGGCGGTGCTTTTGACCAGGATACGGTTGAAAAAGAGAAAAGGACGCTGAAACAGCGAATTCAATCCGTTTATGATGATAAAATGCGCTATTCCAATTTCCGGCTGGTACAGGAAATGTGCAAAGATGAGCCTTATGCGCTGCATGTGAATGGTGAGAAAGAAGATGTGGACAAAATTACGCCTGATAGCCTTTATGAATATTATCAGCAGGCAATGGCGCAGGATGAGCTTGATTTATATGTTATAGGTGATGTGGATGAGGCGGATGCCGAATCCTACGCAGGTGAACTTTTATCTTTTGAGGAAAGAACACCTCAGACAGCGCCGGCATCTGCAGGAAGGGCCAAGGAATCTGTTAATGAAGTCAGGGAAGAACAGGATGTGAAGCAGGGGAAACTTAATATCGGCTACCGGACAAATGTCGTTTACGGAGATCCTGATTATTATGCCCTTCAGGTATTCAATGGAATTTTCGGAGGTTTTTCTCACTCAAAATTGTTCTTGAATGTCCGCGAAAAAGCCAGTCTCGCATACTATGTAGCCAGCCGCCTTGAAAGCCATAAAGGCTTAATGATGGTTATGTCGGGAATCGATAACAGTAATTATGACCAGGCAGTGAATATTATTAAAGAACAGCTGGAAGCCATGAAAAACGGGGACTTTACGGAACAGGAAATGGAGCAGACCAAAGCAGTCATAAAAAATCAGCTTCTGGAGACTGTTGATACAGCCCGCGGGATTGTCGAAGTCCTCTATCATAATGTTGTGTCAGGCAAAGAAATTACGCTTCAAACCTGGATGGATGAAATGGATAAGGTAACTAAAGAGGAGATTGCCGAAACAGCTAAGAAGGTCAGTTTGGATACAGTGTATTTCCTGACAGGAAAGGAGGCGGGCAAGTAA
- a CDS encoding DNA translocase FtsK → MAKRKKRKSKKNETLKRTMKFELIALIILALAVISIAKLGAVGKATVLFFRFFMGEWYMLSLIGLVIFSGYLMWKRALPYLFHTKLIGIYLIISSLLLLSHVTLFQLLSNGGKFDDPSVIANTWELFRMEVRGETSTTDLGGGMLGAIFFALFYYLFDEAGSKIVAFLLIIIGFVLITGKTFGDAAGKMMAAMLNFCKKQWAAFIDDMKEWKQKSRDRREERQSRREEEQQAIQHEEESETVITINNSVEPVSEPAPEPIISSFAERAYQEDPREAASNQPQEAAETEPEDENAPPITFTEVENKDYELPPIRLLKLPRQTDQSGEYELIHANAAKLERTFQSFGVKARVTQVHLGPAVTKYEVHPDVGVKVSKIVSLNDDLALALAAKDIRIEAPIPGKSAIGIEVPNSEVAMVSLREVIESKQNDKPDSKLLIGLGRDITGEAVLAELNKMPHLLVAGATGSGKSVCINGIITSILMRAKPHEVKLMMIDPKMVELNVYNGVPHLLAPVVTNPKKAAQALQKVVSEMERRYELFSHTGTRNIEGYNEYVKRHNAEEKAQQPLLPYIVVIVDELADLMMVASSDVEDAITRLAQMARAAGIHLIIATQRPSVDVITGVIKANIPSRIAFAVSSMTDSRTILDMGGAEKLLGRGDMLFLPVGASKPVRVQGAFLSDEEVEEIVDFVIGQQKAQYQEEMIPEDIPEAAGEVDDDLYEEAVELILEMQTASVSMLQRRFRIGYTRAARLIDEMEARGIVGPYEGSKPRAVLQGKPSEEASS, encoded by the coding sequence ATGGCCAAAAGAAAGAAAAGAAAATCTAAAAAAAACGAAACATTGAAACGGACAATGAAATTTGAACTTATTGCGCTGATCATACTGGCACTTGCTGTAATATCAATCGCTAAGCTTGGAGCGGTCGGCAAAGCAACCGTGCTTTTTTTCCGTTTCTTTATGGGAGAATGGTACATGCTCAGCCTGATAGGGTTAGTCATCTTTTCAGGTTACCTGATGTGGAAGAGGGCTCTTCCCTACCTATTCCACACTAAATTAATTGGTATTTATCTCATCATCAGCTCCCTGCTGCTGTTAAGCCATGTCACATTATTTCAGCTTCTCTCAAATGGAGGGAAATTTGATGATCCAAGTGTGATAGCCAATACATGGGAATTATTCAGGATGGAAGTCCGGGGAGAAACAAGCACAACCGATTTAGGCGGAGGAATGCTGGGGGCTATTTTTTTCGCACTGTTTTATTATCTTTTTGATGAGGCAGGTTCAAAGATTGTAGCCTTTTTATTAATTATTATCGGTTTTGTACTCATTACAGGAAAAACCTTCGGAGATGCTGCCGGAAAAATGATGGCCGCAATGCTGAATTTCTGCAAAAAACAATGGGCTGCTTTTATAGATGATATGAAAGAATGGAAACAAAAAAGCAGAGACAGACGAGAAGAAAGGCAGTCGAGAAGAGAAGAAGAACAGCAGGCTATCCAGCACGAAGAAGAATCTGAGACTGTTATAACCATCAATAATTCTGTTGAACCGGTATCTGAACCGGCGCCAGAACCGATTATTTCAAGCTTTGCCGAAAGAGCTTATCAGGAAGATCCTCGGGAAGCCGCTTCTAATCAGCCTCAGGAAGCAGCAGAGACTGAGCCGGAGGATGAGAATGCACCGCCAATTACGTTTACTGAAGTGGAAAACAAAGACTATGAGCTGCCGCCAATCAGACTTTTGAAATTGCCAAGGCAAACCGATCAAAGCGGTGAGTATGAGCTTATCCATGCGAATGCGGCTAAGCTCGAAAGAACATTTCAGAGTTTTGGGGTAAAAGCGAGAGTGACACAGGTTCATTTAGGACCGGCTGTTACAAAATATGAGGTACATCCCGATGTTGGGGTAAAGGTCAGCAAAATCGTTAGTCTGAATGATGATTTGGCATTGGCACTGGCAGCAAAGGATATACGGATAGAAGCACCAATCCCAGGTAAATCTGCCATTGGAATTGAGGTCCCTAATTCTGAAGTGGCCATGGTTTCTCTAAGGGAAGTTATTGAATCCAAGCAAAATGACAAACCTGACTCCAAGCTTCTGATCGGGCTTGGCCGTGATATCACCGGGGAAGCTGTCCTCGCAGAACTTAACAAAATGCCCCACCTACTTGTTGCCGGTGCGACAGGAAGCGGGAAGAGTGTGTGTATTAACGGAATTATTACCAGCATTTTGATGAGGGCAAAACCTCATGAAGTAAAATTAATGATGATCGACCCTAAAATGGTGGAATTGAATGTATATAATGGGGTGCCGCATTTGCTGGCGCCGGTTGTGACAAATCCGAAGAAAGCAGCTCAGGCGCTGCAAAAAGTCGTCAGTGAGATGGAAAGGCGCTATGAGCTTTTCTCCCATACTGGCACAAGAAATATCGAAGGCTACAATGAGTATGTAAAAAGGCATAATGCCGAAGAGAAAGCACAGCAGCCCCTTCTGCCTTACATTGTGGTCATAGTGGACGAGCTTGCAGATTTAATGATGGTAGCGTCCTCCGATGTCGAAGATGCAATCACGCGCCTTGCTCAAATGGCAAGGGCAGCAGGCATTCATTTAATCATCGCAACCCAGCGTCCGTCAGTAGACGTTATCACAGGTGTAATCAAAGCGAATATACCATCAAGGATTGCATTTGCCGTTTCATCCATGACGGATTCCAGAACCATTTTGGATATGGGCGGTGCGGAAAAACTACTTGGAAGAGGAGATATGCTCTTCCTGCCTGTAGGTGCTTCCAAGCCAGTCCGTGTACAGGGTGCCTTCCTGTCTGATGAAGAAGTCGAAGAGATAGTGGATTTCGTCATCGGTCAGCAGAAGGCACAATATCAGGAAGAGATGATTCCAGAGGATATCCCTGAAGCGGCAGGAGAAGTGGATGATGATCTTTATGAAGAAGCTGTTGAATTGATTCTGGAAATGCAGACTGCTTCTGTATCCATGCTTCAAAGGAGATTCAGGATCGGCTATACCAGGGCTGCAAGGCTGATTGACGAAATGGAAGCAAGGGGCATTGTCGGTCCATATGAAGGCAGCAAGCCAAGAGCTGTGCTGCAGGGCAAGCCTTCTGAAGAAGCAAGCTCCTAA
- a CDS encoding BMP family lipoprotein, whose product MKKRKFGLALSLVLAAGTILGACGKSEEKGGETAGGDEKEKAFSVAMVTDVGGVDDKSFNQSAWEGLQAFGEENGLEKGKGGFDYLQSQSDADYSTNLNTLARQDFNLVFGIGFLMEGAINEIAQQQKDAHFGIVDAVVDQPNVASIMFKEQEAAFLAGVAAAKATKENKIGFIGGMEIPVIERFESGFLAGVQAVNPDIKVEVQYAGAFDKAELGQTIASKMYSSGVDVIFHAAGGTGNGLFKEARDLKKKDPARELWAIGVDSDQTAEGVVEIDGKEHNVILTSALKRVDNAVKDLSTKAKDGSFPGGETTTYGLAEDGVGLAPINPEVSAKAEIEGAVKEWQEKIKSGDLTVPSTKDELASFSAE is encoded by the coding sequence TTGAAAAAGCGTAAATTTGGATTGGCGCTATCTTTAGTTCTTGCTGCTGGAACGATTCTGGGTGCTTGCGGCAAAAGTGAAGAAAAAGGCGGAGAAACAGCTGGCGGAGACGAAAAAGAAAAAGCATTCTCTGTAGCGATGGTAACAGATGTCGGCGGTGTAGATGATAAATCATTTAACCAATCTGCCTGGGAAGGTTTACAGGCATTTGGTGAAGAAAATGGCCTTGAAAAAGGAAAAGGCGGATTTGACTATCTTCAATCACAGTCAGATGCTGACTATTCTACAAACCTTAATACATTAGCTCGTCAAGATTTTAATCTTGTTTTTGGTATCGGCTTCCTAATGGAAGGTGCGATCAATGAGATTGCTCAACAGCAAAAGGATGCGCATTTCGGTATCGTTGACGCGGTTGTCGATCAGCCAAACGTAGCAAGCATCATGTTCAAAGAGCAGGAAGCTGCATTCCTTGCAGGTGTTGCTGCAGCCAAAGCAACTAAAGAAAACAAAATTGGTTTCATCGGCGGTATGGAAATACCGGTTATCGAGCGTTTCGAATCTGGATTCCTAGCTGGTGTTCAAGCGGTAAACCCTGATATTAAAGTAGAAGTTCAATATGCTGGAGCATTTGATAAAGCTGAATTAGGTCAGACAATTGCTTCTAAAATGTACTCTTCTGGCGTAGACGTAATCTTCCACGCTGCTGGCGGAACAGGAAACGGTCTATTCAAGGAAGCTCGTGACCTTAAAAAGAAAGACCCGGCAAGAGAACTTTGGGCAATTGGTGTTGACTCAGACCAGACAGCTGAAGGTGTAGTTGAAATCGATGGCAAAGAGCACAATGTAATCCTTACATCTGCACTTAAGCGTGTAGACAATGCTGTTAAGGACCTTTCTACAAAGGCAAAAGACGGCAGCTTCCCTGGCGGAGAAACGACTACTTACGGATTGGCTGAAGACGGTGTAGGCCTTGCTCCTATCAATCCGGAAGTATCTGCAAAAGCAGAAATCGAAGGTGCAGTTAAAGAATGGCAGGAAAAGATCAAGAGTGGTGACCTGACTGTTCCATCTACAAAAGATGAACTGGCTTCTTTCTCAGCTGAATAA
- the yfmH gene encoding EF-P 5-aminopentanol modification-associated protein YfmH: MEKITFDQLQEELYYESLENGLDVYILPKKGFNKTYATFTTKYGSIDNHFLPPGKGEFVKVPDGIAHFLEHKLFEKEDGDVFQQFSKQGASANAFTSFTRTAYLFSSTSNVELNLETLIDFVQDPYFTEKTVEKEKGIIGQEITMYDDNPDWRLYFGLIENMYKNHPVKIDIAGTIESISHITKDMLYECYETFYHPSNMLLFIVGPVNPDQIMSQVRNNQSKKNYKELPEIKRQFEEEPAEAAEKKKVLEMNVQTSKCLVGIKSSNANQSGKEMLKNELSLNVLLDILFGKSSEHYSSLYNAGLIDDTFSFDYTQEEGFGFAMVGGDTNDPDRLAETLKKMLLDAREKGAISQETLDRTKKKKIGAFLRAVNSPEYIANQFTRYAFNEMDLFDVVPTLESITLEDVENAAGNLISEERFTVCQVVPKK; encoded by the coding sequence ATGGAAAAAATCACTTTTGACCAGCTTCAGGAAGAGCTGTATTATGAAAGCCTCGAAAATGGGCTGGATGTATATATTTTGCCGAAAAAGGGTTTTAACAAGACCTATGCCACGTTTACAACGAAATATGGTTCGATCGACAATCATTTCCTGCCCCCTGGAAAAGGTGAATTTGTAAAAGTTCCAGATGGGATTGCCCATTTTTTGGAGCACAAGCTTTTTGAAAAAGAAGATGGCGATGTATTCCAGCAATTCAGCAAGCAGGGAGCATCAGCTAATGCCTTTACTTCTTTTACAAGGACGGCTTATTTATTCTCCAGCACATCCAATGTAGAGTTGAACCTTGAGACGCTGATTGATTTTGTGCAGGATCCTTATTTTACAGAAAAGACTGTTGAAAAAGAGAAAGGCATCATCGGTCAGGAAATCACCATGTATGATGACAATCCTGACTGGCGCTTATATTTTGGCCTGATCGAAAATATGTACAAAAACCATCCGGTTAAAATCGATATCGCAGGTACGATCGAGTCCATTTCCCATATCACGAAAGATATGCTGTATGAATGCTATGAAACCTTCTACCATCCAAGCAACATGCTTCTGTTCATCGTCGGACCCGTTAATCCGGATCAGATTATGTCCCAGGTGAGGAATAATCAAAGCAAGAAGAATTATAAAGAGTTGCCGGAAATAAAACGCCAATTCGAAGAAGAGCCTGCTGAAGCGGCCGAAAAGAAAAAAGTTCTTGAGATGAATGTTCAGACATCAAAGTGCCTTGTTGGGATAAAGAGCAGTAATGCAAACCAGTCCGGCAAGGAAATGCTTAAAAATGAACTGAGTCTGAATGTGCTGCTGGATATCTTATTCGGTAAAAGCTCTGAGCACTACAGCTCACTGTATAATGCAGGATTAATTGATGACACGTTCTCTTTTGATTATACACAGGAAGAGGGCTTTGGTTTTGCCATGGTGGGCGGGGACACAAATGATCCTGACCGTTTGGCAGAAACATTGAAAAAGATGCTGCTGGATGCAAGGGAAAAGGGAGCTATTTCACAGGAAACACTTGATAGGACAAAGAAGAAGAAAATAGGCGCATTCCTGCGTGCCGTCAATTCACCTGAATATATAGCCAATCAATTTACCCGGTATGCTTTTAATGAGATGGATTTGTTTGATGTAGTGCCGACGCTTGAAAGCATTACGCTTGAGGATGTGGAAAATGCTGCTGGTAATTTGATAAGCGAAGAACGGTTTACGGTTTGTCAGGTTGTGCCTAAGAAATAA